The following proteins are encoded in a genomic region of Kosakonia oryzae:
- the lpdA gene encoding dihydrolipoyl dehydrogenase, which yields MSTEIKTQVVVLGAGPAGYSAAFRCADLGLETVIVERYSTLGGVCLNVGCIPSKALLHVAKVIEEAKALAEHGIVFGEPKTDIDKIRTWKEKVITQLTGGLSGMAKGRKVKVVTGLGKFTGANTLEVEGENGKTVINFDNAIIAAGSRPIQLPFIPHEDPRVWDSTDALELKSVPKRMLVMGGGIIGLEMGTVYHALGSEIDVVEMFDQVIPAADKDIVKVFTKRVSKKFNLMLETKVTAVEAKEDGIYVSMEGKKAPAEAQRYDAVLVAIGRVPNGKNLDAGKAGVEVDERGFIRVDKQLRTNVPHIFAIGDIVGQPMLAHKGVHEGHVAAEVIAGKKHYFDPKVIPSIAYTEPEVAWVGLTEKEAKEKGISYETATFPWAASGRAIASDCADGMTKLIFDKETHRVIGGAIVGTNGGELLGEIGLAIEMGCDAEDIALTIHAHPTLHESVGLAAEVFEGSITDLPNPKAKKK from the coding sequence ATGAGTACTGAAATCAAAACTCAGGTCGTGGTACTTGGGGCAGGCCCGGCAGGTTACTCTGCTGCCTTCCGTTGCGCTGATTTAGGTCTGGAAACCGTCATCGTTGAACGTTACAGCACCCTCGGCGGTGTTTGTCTGAACGTAGGTTGTATCCCTTCTAAAGCGCTGCTGCACGTAGCAAAAGTTATCGAAGAAGCCAAAGCGCTGGCTGAACACGGTATCGTATTCGGCGAGCCGAAAACCGATATCGACAAAATCCGTACCTGGAAAGAGAAAGTGATCACCCAACTGACCGGTGGTCTGTCGGGTATGGCGAAAGGCCGTAAAGTGAAAGTGGTCACCGGTCTGGGTAAATTCACCGGGGCGAACACCCTGGAAGTTGAAGGCGAAAACGGTAAAACCGTGATCAACTTCGACAACGCTATCATCGCGGCGGGCTCCCGTCCGATTCAGTTGCCGTTCATTCCACACGAAGATCCGCGTGTATGGGATTCCACCGATGCGCTGGAGCTGAAATCCGTACCGAAACGTATGCTGGTTATGGGCGGCGGTATTATCGGTCTGGAAATGGGTACCGTGTACCATGCGCTGGGTTCAGAGATCGACGTGGTTGAAATGTTCGACCAGGTTATCCCAGCAGCAGACAAAGATATCGTTAAAGTCTTCACCAAACGCGTCAGCAAGAAATTCAACCTGATGCTGGAAACCAAAGTAACGGCCGTTGAAGCGAAAGAAGACGGTATCTACGTTTCTATGGAAGGCAAAAAAGCCCCTGCTGAAGCGCAGCGTTACGACGCCGTGCTGGTGGCTATCGGTCGTGTACCGAACGGTAAAAACCTCGATGCCGGCAAAGCAGGCGTTGAAGTGGACGAGCGTGGCTTCATCCGCGTTGACAAACAGCTGCGCACCAACGTGCCGCACATCTTTGCTATCGGCGATATCGTCGGTCAGCCGATGCTGGCGCACAAAGGCGTGCATGAAGGTCACGTGGCCGCTGAAGTTATCGCCGGTAAGAAACACTACTTCGATCCGAAAGTTATCCCGTCTATCGCTTACACCGAGCCAGAAGTTGCATGGGTTGGTCTGACTGAGAAAGAAGCGAAAGAGAAAGGCATCAGCTACGAAACCGCCACCTTCCCGTGGGCTGCTTCTGGCCGTGCTATCGCTTCCGACTGCGCTGACGGTATGACCAAACTGATTTTCGACAAAGAGACGCACCGCGTTATCGGTGGCGCGATTGTCGGCACCAACGGCGGCGAGCTGCTGGGTGAAATCGGTCTGGCGATCGAAATGGGTTGCGACGCGGAAGATATTGCGCTGACCATTCACGCGCACCCGACGCTGCACGAATCTGTTGGCCTGGCCGCAGAAGTGTTCGAAGGTAGCATCACCGACCTGCCGAACCCGAAAGCGAAAAAGAAATAA